The segment CTGCTCAGCCCCAATGACCTTCAGGCGATCAAGGCCAGCGGTGTCACCTTTGTCGCAAGCCTTCTGGAACGCGTGATCGAAGAACAGGCGCGCGGCGACGCCAGCAAGGCCGACCTGATCCGCACCGAAATCACCGGCATCATCGGCGATGACCTGTCACAGATCGAACCGGGATCGAAAAAGGCCGCGGACATCAAGGAAGTCCTGATCGGCAAAGGTGCATGGTCGCAATATCTTGAAGTCGGCATTGGTCCGGATGCGGAAATCTTCACCAAATCCCCGCCGATGTCAGCCGTGGGTCATGGCGCACATGTTGGCCTGCATCCGATTTCAAACTGGAACAACCCGGAACCCGAAGTTGTTCTCGCCGTCAGCTCAAAGGGCAAAATCGTCGGTGCGACCCTTGGCAACGATGTCAACCTGCGCGACGTCGAAGGCCGCTCAGCATTGCTTCTGGGCAAGGCAAAGGACAATAACGGCTCCTGCGCCATCGGACCGTTCATCCGCATTTTTGATGGTAATTTCACGCTTGAAACCGTCAAGCAGGCCGATCTTAAAATGGCGGTCGACGGACAGGATGGCTATCACCTTGATGCTGGCTCCTCCATGAGCCAGATCAGCCGGTCACCCGAAAGCCTCGCCGCACAGGCATGCGGCAAACATCATCAATATCCGGATGGCTTCATGCTGTTTCTGGGCACGATGTTTGCGCCCACCGATGATCGTGGCGGCAAGGGCAAGGGCTTTACCCATGAAATGGGCGACCTTGTCACCATTTCGACCCCTTGCCTTGGCACACTTTGCAATCAGGTCGACCGGTCAGACGCAATTGCGCCCTGGACCTTTGGCATCACGGCATTGATGACCAATCTGGCCGCGCGCGGATTGCTTTAACCCGGTGCATCACCAGCTTGCCAAAGCGGTAAAAAACATGCCCTTATCCGGAACCGGGTTTTCTCCCGGTTCCGGTCCCGCCTTGCAGAATAACAGGCCCCGCCCATGAGCCGCCGAACCGATCACGATACTCCGCGCCAACCGTCCCAGATTGCCATTCTGCGCTTTCTGCGTATCCATGGCCCGGCCGCACGGATCGATATTGGTAATGCCACCGGTTTAAGCCCGGCAACCGTCACCTCGCTGACCGCTGATCTGATTGCGCAGGGGCTGGTCAAGGAAACCCAGGGCACACCAAACGGCACAAATGGCAATGGCGGCCAAAGTGCTACACGTGGCCGCCCCAAGGTTCTGCTTGATCTTGTTCCCTCTGCGGCCAGTGTGATTGGTGTCAAACTGACCATCAATCTTGTTGAAATCGCGTTGGGCAATTTCAAGGGCGAGATTGAACGCAGCATCCAGCACAGCATCAATACCCGCGATCTTGATGAAACATCGCTGGTGACGACACTTTGCGATCTGATTGATCATTTCATTACCGATAACCGCGATATCGCGCCAAACCCGCCCATCGGGATCGGCATCGCCATACAGGGTGTCGCCGACAGCAACAGCGGCGAAATTATCTGGTCACCAGCCCTTCGCAATCGTCACATCGCGATTACCAAACCGTTACGCGAACGCTTTGGCGGGATTGTCCAGATGTCAAACGATGCCAACTGTATTGCGACCGCAATTACCCAGAATAACGATCTTGGCGGCAATGGCGATTTTGCCGTGATCATGCTGGGCTATGGTGTCGGTATGGGGCTTGTCCTGAACGGGGCGGTCTATAACGGGCATTTTGGTGCAGCCGCCGAATTTGGGCATATGAAATACCAACCCGACGGGCCGCTTTGCAATTGCGGGCGACGCGGCTGTATTGAAGCCTATATCGGGGATTACGCCATTTTGCGTGATGCCAGCGGCCTTATTGACCTGCCCGATCCCAACAGTCTGCATCCCAGTGAAAAACAGATGATGGATCTGGTCAGACGGGCACGTGACGGCCACGACGACCTTGCCGATCTATTCCGCCACGCCGGAAAGGTACTGGGATATGGCATTGCCAATCTGATCGCCCTTCTGGGACCTGAACGCATCCTGATTACCGGTTCCGGCGCACGCGCCTATGATTTGATGGAACCCGAAATCGAACGCGGCCTTCGCGAGGCACAGGTGCCGGAACTGCGCAACGGACCAAAGATCATCCACCTGCCCTGGGATAAGGATCTGGCGTTGCAGGGCGCAATCGGCCAAAGCCTTTTGCGCCATGACGAAAGCATGTTCGCCAATCCACCGGCAAACTGACCGGATCACTTGGCTAGACCCGAAATGCAAAAAGCCGCCCGAAACAGGGCGGCTTTACGCAGTATTCAGCAAAGCATAACGGGATCAGCGACCCGTTTTTTTGCGCCATGCCTCATAATTGGCTTTGGTTTCGTCCTTGGTCGCCGGATAAAGGCCGATGATCGGCTTACCTGCCAGGACTTCTTCAAAAACGAAGTCCTCGAAGCTTTCCATGCCTGCGCATTCCTCAGCCAGCTCGTCGGCAAGATGGGCCGGAATGACAACAACGCCATCCTTATCCCCAACCAGAACATCCCCCGGGAAAACCGGCGCATCGCCACACCCGATCGGGACGTTAAGGTCATAAGCCTCGTGCAGGGTCAGGTTGGTCGGCGCCGACGGGCGGTTGTGATAGGCATGGATATCAAGTTTACCAATGCCTTCGGCATCACGGAAACCACCATCGGTGACGATACCGACAACGCCGCGCTTCATCAGGCGGGTCACGAGGATCGATCCGGCAGACGCCGCACGCGCGTCCTTGCGGCTATCCATCACCAGAACATGACCGGCCGGGCATTGTTCGACCGCAATACGTTGCGGATGGTTTGGATCGCGGAAAACCTCGATCGGGTTGCGGTCTTCGCGGGCCGGGATATAACGCAGGGTATAGGCCTGCCCGACCATATTCTCGCCTTTTGGCGCAACCGGGCCGACATCCTGAATAAACTGATTGCGCAGGCCACGTTTGAAAAGGGCCGTGCAAAGCGAGGCCGTGCTGACTTTCTTAAGCTTCTCGCGCGTTGCGTCGCCAAGGACATAATCGCTCATTATATGAACTCCGTAGGTGCGCCGGGGCGCGATCACCCCGGCAAATCAATAAAATGCGATCAGGCCAGATCAGCCGGCAGGACATCGGTGGGGATGTTCTGATAGCAAACCGGACGCAGGAAGCGACGGATCGACATGGTGCCAACCGATGTCGCCCCGAAATTCGTCGATGCCGGGTATGGTCCGCCATGCACCATGGTGTCGGAAACCTCGACCCCGGTCGGGAAACCATTGGCCAGAATACGCCCCGCCTTGCGTTCCAAAATCGGCAGCAACGAACGCGCATCCGCCGCATCCCCGCCATCCATATGGATCGTGCAGGTCAGCTGACCTTCAAGCGCCCTGGCAATCGCCTGCATTTCGGCAATGTTCTTCACCCGGACAACAAGCCCAAGCGGGCCAAACACTTCCTCGCCCAGCACATGATTGGCCAGCCAGTTTTCACCAGTGGTTTCAAACAGATACGGCGTCGCATTGCGAAGATCACATGACGTGGTCAGGACTTCCTTCACACCCGATGTCGCGGCAATGCGTTTCGCACCGCTGCGATAGGCATCGGCTATGCCATCGGTCAGCATGGTCTGGGCTGCCACGTCGCCTAGGCCCGCCCTGGCGGTTTCGACAAACGCATCGGCATCCGGCCCGTCAAGGACAACCGCAATCCCCGGATTGGTGCAGAACTGCCCTGCCCCCATGGTCAGCGATCCGACCCAGCCCTTGGCGAGTTCTTCGGTGCGCGCGCTCATGGCCTTGGGCAGCAGGAACATCGGGTTGACCGAGCCCAACTCGCCAAAGAACGGGATCGGCTCCGGACGCTGCGCGCACAGATCGAACAACGCACGACCACCGCCCAGCGACCCAGTAAAGCCGACCGCCTTGATCAGCGGATGCTGCACAAGGCTCTGGCCGACATCGCGCTTGCCACCCTGAATAAGGCTGAACACACCGGGATGAATGCCACATGCCTTGACCGCAACATCAATCGCCTGTGCGACAATCTCACCGGTTCCCGGATGGGCCGAATGGCCCTTGACCACGACCGGGCAGCCAGCCGCAAGGGCGGCGGCGGTATCACCACCAGCGACCGAGAATGCCAGTGGGAAGTTGGACGCACCGAACACCGCCACCGGGCCAATCGGGCGCTGCATCAAACGCAGGTCCGGGCGCGGCAGGGGTGCGCGATCCGGAAGCGCTTCGTCATGACGGCGGTCAAGATAATCACCGGCAAGGATATGGCTGGCAAACAGGCGAAGCTGGCCGACGGTACGACCAAGCTCGCCATTCAGACGTGCCTCCGGAAGGCCGGTTTCCTGGGTGCCGATTTCGGTGATTTCCGCACCGCGGGCATCGATCTCGTCGGCAATTTTATTGAGGAACTTCGCGCGTTCTTCACGTGTGGAATAGCCATAGGACCAGAATGCTTCCTCGGCGGCCTTGGCGGCCTGATCGACCATGGCCGGGGTGCCGACCGGGAAAGTATTGGCCGGACCATGGGCCGGTTCGGACTGGAAGGTCTGCTCGCCTGCGACCCATTCGCCGGCAATCAGGTGTTTTCCTGTCAGTTTATAGGACATTGGTGCCTCCTTTGCGCTGGGATATCCCGGCGCTTATTTCACAAGTCTGTTTTCGCGCATGAAACCGACAAGCTTGTCATGCTGCGCAGGCGTCAGTGGCCAGGCTGATGGCGGACGCGTCGGACCGCAATCATTGCCCAGAAGCTGCAACGCGGATTTAACTCCGGTCACATTGGTACCATTCATTTCCTCGGCCCGGACATCTTCAAATGCCCGCATTTCCGAAATCAGTTTGCGGGCGGTTTCGTAATCGCCGCCTTCAAGGGCCGCATGGATCGCCATCGAACGTTCCGGCCACACATTGATCAGACCCGACGTAAAGCCACGCGCGCCCACCGCATAGAAAGTCGGCGCCCACACTTCGGCCAAACCACCAACCCATACGATATCGGGATCGCAGGCTGAAATCGCCTCGGCCAGCTTCATCGGATTTGGCGTCGCCCATTTGACACCGGCAACACCTTCAACAGCGCATAGATCGGCAATCGCCTTGGTGCCAATCGTATCGTTGCGAAGATACAGCATCATCGGCAAACCATCCGATGCATCGGCAATGCGTTTAAGATAGTCGACAACACCACGCGGCGCGACAAAGGGATCTGGTGGCTGATGGATCATAAGCGCTTCGGCACCGGCCTCTGCCGATGCCTTTGCCAGTGCAACCGCATCACGAATGCCGCGACCAACCCCGGCCAGCATCGGCGCACGACCGTCAAGCATTTCGGCAACCGATCTGGTCATGGTAATGGCCTCGTCCGTGGTCAGGGCATAAAATTCGCCGGTATTGCCGTTTACGACCGGGAAATGAACCCCCGCAGTCAGCGCACGGTCAATAATCGGCGAAAGCTTTTTCGGCGCAACATCGCCATTTTCATCATAAGGCGTCACAAGAATGCCGGAAATACCGGACAGCACGCCACGCAAATCGGCTTTGGAAAGTGCCATTGGTCAAAGTCCCTGAATTCTGTTGGCGATGGCGCGATGGGCGCACCACCTGTCTGTCATCAGTCGATCATCACCGGATCAGAAGATATCCGGCTCGCCCGCGGTTTTGCCGAAATCGGGCGATAGGAAGTCGAAATCGCAACCTTCGTTTGCCTGGGTGACGTGCTTGCCAAACATCCAGCCATAACCGCGCTGATAGCGATCCTCGGGCTTTTGCCATGCCGCACGACGACGTTCGAGTTCGCCTTCATCCACCAGCATGTCCAGACGACGGTTATCAAGATCAAGATTGACGATATCGCCCGTTTTCAAAAGTGCCAGCGGCCCACCGATATAGCTTTCAGGTGCAACATGAAGCACACAGGCCCCATAAGACGTGCCCGACATACGGGCATCCGAAATACGCAGCATGTCACGATGCCCCTGCTTGATCAGCGCCTTGGGAATTGGCAGCATCCCCCACTCGGGGAAACCTGGCCCGCCAAGCGGCCCGGCATTGCGCAGAACCATCACATGGTCGGGCGTGATATCAAGATTTTCATCATCAACCGCTTTTTTCATTTCCGGATAGCTGTCAAACACCAAGGCAGGACCCTGATGATTGCGGAACCGTTCATCACAGGCAGCCGGTTTGATCACCGCCCCGTCCGGGCACAGATTGCCACGCAGAACCGCAAGTGATCCTTCGTGATAGACCGGGTTGGACAGCGGACGAATGACATCGTCATTATAGACAGTCGCACCCTCAAGCGTTTCGCCGAGAGTCTTGCCGGTAACGGTCGTAACGCTTGTATCAAGCTTGTCGCCAAGCTCCGCCATAAGCGCGCGCAAACCACCAGCATAGAAGAAATCTTCCATCAGGTAATCGCCCTTGCCTGACGGGCGGATATTGGCAATCAGCGGCGTGGTGCGGCCAAGTGCGTCAAGGTCATCAAGATCAAGCTTGATGCTGGCCCGGCGCGCCATCGCCAGAAGATGCACCACCGCATTGGTCGAACAGCCGGTTGCCATGGCAACAACAGCAGAGTTACGAACCGATGCCGGGGTAACGATTTTTTCGGGCGTCAGATCTTCCCAGACCATATCAACGATGCGGCGGCCACACTGGGTCGACATGCGGATATGACCGGCATCCGGTGCCGGGATCGACGATGCGCCGGGAAGGCAAAGCCCCATGGCTTCGGCAATCGCGGTCATGGTCGATGCGGTGCCCATGGTCATGCAGTGACCATAGGAACGTGCAATGCCGCCTTCGACACCCACCCATTCCTCGTCACTGATGTTACCCGCACGGCGTTCATCCCAGTATTTCCAGGCATCCGACCCGGAACCAAGGATTTTACCGGCATAGTTGCCGCGCAGCATCGGCCCGGCCGGAAGATAGATCATCGGCACACCGGCTGAAATCGCCCCCATGACAAGACCCGGCGTCGTTTTATCGCAACCGCCCATTAGAACCACACCATCCAGCGGGTGGGAGCGGATCATTTCTTCCGTTTCCATCGCCAGCAGGTTGCGATACAGCATCGAGGTCGGCTTGGTGAAAGATTCATCAACCGAAATCGCCGGAAGTTCGACCGGGAAACCACCCGCCTGATGCACGCCCTTTTTGACATCACCGGAACGTTCACGGAAATGCGCGTGACACGGGTTAAGTTCCGACCAGGTATTCAGAATTCCGATGACCGGACGACCGGTCCAGTCTTCCGGATCAAGGCCCATCTGCATCAGGCGCGAACGATGCCCGAACGAACGCAAGTCGTCGGGCGCAAACCAGCGCGCGCTTCTGAGATCTTCGGCAGATTTTTTTTGCTTTTCGGACATGGCGTTCCTCCCGTGTATCCACCCTGTCGGTTGACTATGCACATGCAGAACCGACAGGACAATGCGATTTCGTTTATGATTCAATGTATGCGCATACACAATACCGTTGTCAAGTTATCTTACATGTATTTTACCAGATGAAGCTTAGAGAAAAAGACCAAAGATTCCGGGATTGACAGAAGTTAAATCGACTTGTATGAAATTATGTATGCGCTTTCATATCTCCTGAAAATTTACAGGTGACAATAACAAGAACAAGCAAAGTGCTGCCCTCGGGAACCACCCCGACCGGGCTGTTACGGGCAAGGAGCCCACGATCAGGAACGTGTCATTCGGGAGGAAACAATGACCGGACTTTTCAAAACCCTAGCAACCGCAGCCGGTTTGGCTGCCATGGTTGCAACACCGATTCTCGCCAGCGCATCGGAACTGCCAGGCAATGTCCGCATGGTAATCGGTTCCAAATCGACCGGTGGCGACACCTATCAGAACAGCGCGATCATCGCCGAAGCGCTCTCCAAAAAACTCGATATCAATGTCAAGGTTGATGCGGTCGGCGCCAGCGAAGCTTTCAAGGCGCTGGAACGTGACAGTCGCGGCACCACGATCATGATTTTCCATGATCAATCCTATCTTGCGCATCTGTATGGCGTTCGCGGTTACGACGACATCTTTGAAAACTTCAAGGTCGGCCCGACCGTCGCAATCAACCCGGGCAATGCGTATCTCGTTGCTAAAAATTCGCCGCTGCAATCCATGGAAGACGTGATTGCCGCTGCCGCCGCCGGACAGCGTGTCCGCGTTGCCATTCAGGCCGGTGGTGTTTCGGAAATCGGTTTCTCGGCACTTAAGAACGCCGTGAAAATCCAGCATCCGGGTGCCGAGGAAAACATCGTTCCGGTCAATACCGGTTCCCAGGCCGATAAAAACCAGCTGCTGTTTGATGGTCAGGCTGACGTGATCAATGGCTCGGTCCAGGCCAACGAACAGTTCACCCAGCTTCCGGAAGACGACCAGAAAGCCATGC is part of the Thalassospira lucentensis genome and harbors:
- a CDS encoding fumarylacetoacetate hydrolase family protein — protein: MTIDFPNTARDILPDDHGNAILVGRVWDPRVSGPTPVVVDQGNLRDISKLAPTISQLLEREDLVSQLRNPSGFPLVGTLDDIVAASRPGAGSQTLHLLSPNDLQAIKASGVTFVASLLERVIEEQARGDASKADLIRTEITGIIGDDLSQIEPGSKKAADIKEVLIGKGAWSQYLEVGIGPDAEIFTKSPPMSAVGHGAHVGLHPISNWNNPEPEVVLAVSSKGKIVGATLGNDVNLRDVEGRSALLLGKAKDNNGSCAIGPFIRIFDGNFTLETVKQADLKMAVDGQDGYHLDAGSSMSQISRSPESLAAQACGKHHQYPDGFMLFLGTMFAPTDDRGGKGKGFTHEMGDLVTISTPCLGTLCNQVDRSDAIAPWTFGITALMTNLAARGLL
- a CDS encoding ROK family transcriptional regulator; protein product: MSRRTDHDTPRQPSQIAILRFLRIHGPAARIDIGNATGLSPATVTSLTADLIAQGLVKETQGTPNGTNGNGGQSATRGRPKVLLDLVPSAASVIGVKLTINLVEIALGNFKGEIERSIQHSINTRDLDETSLVTTLCDLIDHFITDNRDIAPNPPIGIGIAIQGVADSNSGEIIWSPALRNRHIAITKPLRERFGGIVQMSNDANCIATAITQNNDLGGNGDFAVIMLGYGVGMGLVLNGAVYNGHFGAAAEFGHMKYQPDGPLCNCGRRGCIEAYIGDYAILRDASGLIDLPDPNSLHPSEKQMMDLVRRARDGHDDLADLFRHAGKVLGYGIANLIALLGPERILITGSGARAYDLMEPEIERGLREAQVPELRNGPKIIHLPWDKDLALQGAIGQSLLRHDESMFANPPAN
- a CDS encoding ribonuclease activity regulator RraA, with protein sequence MSDYVLGDATREKLKKVSTASLCTALFKRGLRNQFIQDVGPVAPKGENMVGQAYTLRYIPAREDRNPIEVFRDPNHPQRIAVEQCPAGHVLVMDSRKDARAASAGSILVTRLMKRGVVGIVTDGGFRDAEGIGKLDIHAYHNRPSAPTNLTLHEAYDLNVPIGCGDAPVFPGDVLVGDKDGVVVIPAHLADELAEECAGMESFEDFVFEEVLAGKPIIGLYPATKDETKANYEAWRKKTGR
- a CDS encoding aldehyde dehydrogenase (NADP(+)) gives rise to the protein MSYKLTGKHLIAGEWVAGEQTFQSEPAHGPANTFPVGTPAMVDQAAKAAEEAFWSYGYSTREERAKFLNKIADEIDARGAEITEIGTQETGLPEARLNGELGRTVGQLRLFASHILAGDYLDRRHDEALPDRAPLPRPDLRLMQRPIGPVAVFGASNFPLAFSVAGGDTAAALAAGCPVVVKGHSAHPGTGEIVAQAIDVAVKACGIHPGVFSLIQGGKRDVGQSLVQHPLIKAVGFTGSLGGGRALFDLCAQRPEPIPFFGELGSVNPMFLLPKAMSARTEELAKGWVGSLTMGAGQFCTNPGIAVVLDGPDADAFVETARAGLGDVAAQTMLTDGIADAYRSGAKRIAATSGVKEVLTTSCDLRNATPYLFETTGENWLANHVLGEEVFGPLGLVVRVKNIAEMQAIARALEGQLTCTIHMDGGDAADARSLLPILERKAGRILANGFPTGVEVSDTMVHGGPYPASTNFGATSVGTMSIRRFLRPVCYQNIPTDVLPADLA
- a CDS encoding dihydrodipicolinate synthase family protein, whose amino-acid sequence is MALSKADLRGVLSGISGILVTPYDENGDVAPKKLSPIIDRALTAGVHFPVVNGNTGEFYALTTDEAITMTRSVAEMLDGRAPMLAGVGRGIRDAVALAKASAEAGAEALMIHQPPDPFVAPRGVVDYLKRIADASDGLPMMLYLRNDTIGTKAIADLCAVEGVAGVKWATPNPMKLAEAISACDPDIVWVGGLAEVWAPTFYAVGARGFTSGLINVWPERSMAIHAALEGGDYETARKLISEMRAFEDVRAEEMNGTNVTGVKSALQLLGNDCGPTRPPSAWPLTPAQHDKLVGFMRENRLVK
- the araD gene encoding L-arabinonate dehydratase; the encoded protein is MSEKQKKSAEDLRSARWFAPDDLRSFGHRSRLMQMGLDPEDWTGRPVIGILNTWSELNPCHAHFRERSGDVKKGVHQAGGFPVELPAISVDESFTKPTSMLYRNLLAMETEEMIRSHPLDGVVLMGGCDKTTPGLVMGAISAGVPMIYLPAGPMLRGNYAGKILGSGSDAWKYWDERRAGNISDEEWVGVEGGIARSYGHCMTMGTASTMTAIAEAMGLCLPGASSIPAPDAGHIRMSTQCGRRIVDMVWEDLTPEKIVTPASVRNSAVVAMATGCSTNAVVHLLAMARRASIKLDLDDLDALGRTTPLIANIRPSGKGDYLMEDFFYAGGLRALMAELGDKLDTSVTTVTGKTLGETLEGATVYNDDVIRPLSNPVYHEGSLAVLRGNLCPDGAVIKPAACDERFRNHQGPALVFDSYPEMKKAVDDENLDITPDHVMVLRNAGPLGGPGFPEWGMLPIPKALIKQGHRDMLRISDARMSGTSYGACVLHVAPESYIGGPLALLKTGDIVNLDLDNRRLDMLVDEGELERRRAAWQKPEDRYQRGYGWMFGKHVTQANEGCDFDFLSPDFGKTAGEPDIF